Proteins encoded together in one Desulfosporosinus meridiei DSM 13257 window:
- a CDS encoding GntR family transcriptional regulator, which translates to MKIIVSNRSGVPIYEQIKAQIKEAIFSGELQEDDLLPSIRQLAKDLKISVITTTRAYNDLEEEGFIVSVQGKGCYVLPQNKEMARENALRKVELGLTDAIAAAKAGGIAKDEVAEMLNVLYKEDNYE; encoded by the coding sequence TTGAAAATCATAGTATCGAATCGTTCGGGGGTTCCGATATACGAACAAATAAAAGCACAGATTAAAGAGGCGATTTTCTCCGGCGAGCTTCAGGAAGATGATTTGCTTCCATCTATCCGGCAGCTTGCGAAAGATTTGAAAATCAGCGTTATTACAACGACACGGGCGTACAATGACTTGGAAGAAGAAGGCTTTATCGTCAGCGTGCAGGGCAAGGGTTGTTATGTACTGCCTCAAAATAAAGAAATGGCGCGGGAAAATGCGCTTCGCAAGGTTGAGCTTGGTCTGACCGACGCTATTGCCGCCGCAAAAGCTGGCGGGATCGCAAAAGATGAAGTTGCCGAAATGCTGAACGTGCTATACAAGGAGGATAATTATGAATAA
- a CDS encoding DUF3368 domain-containing protein: MAKEDSITRLALEEAEAWIITKTVTNIAAKKFFKVQLHEGEVEVMLLGKELEADLLVIDDYIAREYAKYLDFKITGTLGVILRAKENGIIKKVKPLVLDLIDHGIYISDKLYIDILKMAEEN; encoded by the coding sequence ATGGCTAAAGAGGATTCTATCACACGGCTTGCGCTTGAAGAAGCAGAAGCTTGGATAATAACAAAAACGGTTACAAACATTGCGGCAAAGAAATTCTTCAAGGTACAGCTACATGAAGGTGAGGTTGAAGTGATGCTGCTTGGGAAGGAATTAGAGGCCGATTTACTTGTGATAGATGATTATATAGCACGGGAATACGCCAAATACCTCGACTTTAAGATAACCGGGACATTGGGTGTCATTTTAAGAGCTAAAGAGAACGGAATTATTAAAAAGGTTAAGCCATTAGTGTTAGATTTAATAGACCATGGAATTTATATAAGTGACAAACTGTATATAGATATCCTAAAAATGGCTGAGGAAAATTAG
- a CDS encoding ABC transporter ATP-binding protein, with protein sequence MNNVLEVCGLNKSYDTFSLKDVSFKIPKGYIMGFIGPNGAGKTTTIKSILNMIHYQSGEVRLFEMDSKDKAALINEQIGVVMDSPLYVEDWTMSDVETAVSPFYRHWDSKKYAELLKRFEIEKKKKVKELSRGLKVKLMIAVALSHEAKLLILDEPTSGLDPVARDELCDMLADFVIDQNKSILFSTHITADLEKIADYITFILNGRIVFSGLKENLLEKYVLVKGGLREINPEQRKLIIGLREHGTGFEGIAESESIGRLPKDLLIEPVTLDDIIIYMSKGAKLHE encoded by the coding sequence ATGAATAATGTTTTAGAAGTCTGCGGCCTTAACAAAAGCTATGATACCTTTTCGCTTAAAGACGTGTCGTTTAAGATTCCCAAAGGCTACATCATGGGATTTATCGGTCCGAATGGTGCAGGCAAAACCACGACGATAAAATCCATTCTCAATATGATACACTATCAGTCGGGCGAGGTAAGGCTGTTCGAAATGGACAGCAAGGACAAAGCGGCTCTGATAAACGAGCAGATAGGGGTAGTTATGGATTCGCCGCTTTATGTGGAGGATTGGACGATGTCCGACGTGGAAACGGCGGTATCGCCCTTTTACCGGCACTGGGACAGTAAAAAATACGCCGAGCTGTTAAAGAGATTTGAGATTGAGAAAAAGAAAAAGGTAAAAGAGCTGTCCCGCGGCTTGAAAGTCAAGCTAATGATAGCCGTCGCCCTATCACATGAGGCGAAACTGCTTATACTTGACGAACCAACGAGCGGGCTTGACCCTGTAGCGCGTGACGAGCTTTGCGATATGCTCGCTGATTTTGTCATCGATCAAAACAAAAGCATTTTGTTTTCCACTCATATAACGGCTGACCTTGAAAAAATCGCGGATTATATCACTTTTATATTGAACGGGCGCATTGTTTTCAGCGGCTTGAAAGAAAATCTGCTTGAAAAATATGTGTTGGTAAAAGGAGGCCTGCGGGAAATAAATCCCGAACAGAGAAAGCTGATTATCGGTCTGCGTGAACATGGCACCGGCTTTGAGGGGATAGCGGAGTCTGAAAGTATCGGCAGGCTTCCTAAAGACTTGCTTATTGAGCCGGTCACGCTTGATGACATTATTATTTACATGAGCAAGGGGGCGAAATTACATGAATAA
- a CDS encoding methyltransferase domain-containing protein → MINQREDFTYRLLMDAGIKKGFRILDVGCGSGDVTLLAAEIVGADGEVIGFDTNEAALDIARNAAAERRIINAKFVKAEIGGLPQDIGRFDAIIGRRVLMYQPDATHSVKSLLPYLKTNGLVVFQESDSMGSFKNMDLPLHTQAQAWIWDTVAKEGGNVHIGSNLYCVFKQAGLTIAQVRAEAVLQTPETGSDLAWVVKMMLPRIIQSGTATQKEIDIDLLEERLNSERQNADAVFVRDMTFGIWGTMQA, encoded by the coding sequence ATGATAAATCAGCGCGAAGATTTTACTTATCGGCTTTTAATGGATGCTGGTATTAAAAAAGGGTTCCGGATACTGGATGTAGGCTGCGGTTCCGGAGATGTAACTTTATTGGCAGCAGAAATTGTGGGCGCTGACGGTGAAGTAATTGGCTTTGATACAAACGAGGCAGCACTTGACATAGCTCGAAATGCCGCTGCCGAAAGGCGCATCATTAATGCAAAATTTGTTAAGGCCGAAATTGGCGGATTGCCGCAAGACATTGGAAGGTTTGATGCGATTATTGGACGCAGAGTTCTGATGTATCAACCAGATGCAACTCACAGTGTTAAGAGTCTTCTACCCTACCTGAAAACAAATGGGTTGGTTGTTTTTCAGGAGAGCGATTCAATGGGATCATTTAAGAATATGGATTTACCGCTACATACCCAAGCTCAAGCCTGGATTTGGGATACCGTGGCAAAAGAAGGCGGTAATGTTCATATTGGCTCAAATCTATATTGCGTATTTAAGCAGGCTGGATTAACGATTGCCCAGGTAAGGGCGGAAGCCGTTTTACAAACACCTGAAACAGGCAGCGATCTTGCGTGGGTGGTAAAGATGATGCTGCCCCGGATCATCCAATCGGGTACTGCTACTCAGAAAGAAATCGATATTGATTTATTGGAAGAAAGACTGAACAGTGAACGGCAAAATGCAGATGCAGTTTTTGTGAGGGATATGACCTTTGGTATCTGGGGAACAATGCAGGCTTGA
- a CDS encoding ABC-2 transporter permease, producing MNKALSFIRLDFITVKPYLTLKNLIIFIVVALIMIINSGVSAAAIGILMVYSSLYVTYPFAVGEKNGIDALYTTLSIKRSTVVLGRYLFALVVDICSGLFAYILSFALFTVLQEGFNAWESLLITLVMFLVYSVLQAIQLPIFFKLGYTKAKFFSYLPFVGFPLVILVLTKFLKDTFSIEQVADFFEWFAANPLIAVLFGAILWLGLMVISYQTSLAYYDKREF from the coding sequence ATGAATAAAGCTCTGTCTTTTATCCGGCTGGACTTTATTACAGTTAAACCTTACCTAACCTTGAAAAACCTTATTATTTTTATCGTTGTTGCTCTCATTATGATTATCAATTCAGGCGTGAGCGCGGCGGCCATCGGTATACTTATGGTGTATTCATCTCTGTACGTTACCTATCCGTTTGCTGTGGGCGAGAAAAATGGTATCGACGCATTATATACCACGCTTTCCATCAAGCGAAGCACGGTAGTTTTAGGCAGATATTTATTTGCTTTAGTCGTTGATATATGCTCTGGATTATTCGCCTATATCTTATCCTTTGCATTATTCACTGTACTGCAAGAAGGCTTCAATGCTTGGGAATCTTTGCTAATCACGCTTGTTATGTTTTTGGTATACAGCGTCTTACAGGCTATTCAGCTTCCGATCTTTTTCAAGCTCGGATACACGAAAGCAAAGTTTTTTTCCTATTTACCGTTTGTCGGGTTTCCCTTGGTGATTTTGGTATTAACTAAATTCCTAAAAGACACCTTCTCAATAGAACAGGTAGCCGATTTTTTTGAATGGTTCGCGGCAAACCCGCTAATAGCGGTTTTGTTTGGCGCAATTTTATGGCTCGGGCTAATGGTCATATCGTATCAGACATCACTCGCGTATTATGATAAGCGGGAATTTTGA
- the alr gene encoding alanine racemase, with translation MTDSFRAIPDQAFGIKPIVRIRDIDAVVDNYLLFKNKAEKTNSICAAVLKAEVHGLQMIDVAPALYNVGARYFFVAELYEAISLREILPQKDAQIYTLAGILSNEEQYFKEYNIIPCVNCLEQLSRWNKFCRDNGKGSVIIHLDTHMNRLGLLDDEIEILSNNYHEYLSDLEVHFYMSHFYDIKGNDFTNCHKQIEILKNYLAKLPKAPITFACTDSVILLDNQQVNFDMIRPGIGLVGGAPNAAHPISPEAKHTIEIYAKISQIKKIPKGQTVGYGGAFVTKRDTKMALVHIGYKDGYLRTLSELDSDPKGVYMCIDGYRTPVMGKISLDASTIDVTDVPADVLANAKYAEVVGPNVDLKVLADKSGCYEILVALGRENKKVNDYTVKEFKRIFG, from the coding sequence ATGACTGATTCCTTTAGAGCTATTCCGGATCAAGCATTTGGTATCAAACCAATTGTACGCATCAGAGACATTGATGCCGTAGTCGACAATTACCTGTTATTTAAGAATAAGGCGGAGAAAACCAATTCTATTTGTGCCGCCGTCTTAAAAGCAGAAGTTCATGGACTGCAAATGATTGATGTGGCTCCGGCTTTATACAATGTCGGCGCGAGGTATTTCTTTGTTGCCGAACTCTATGAGGCGATAAGCTTAAGAGAAATCTTGCCTCAAAAGGATGCCCAAATATATACTCTGGCCGGAATTCTTAGCAATGAAGAACAATACTTCAAAGAATATAACATTATTCCTTGTGTGAATTGTTTAGAGCAACTGTCCAGATGGAATAAATTTTGCCGGGACAATGGGAAAGGCTCAGTAATCATCCATCTTGATACTCATATGAACCGCCTTGGCTTACTTGATGATGAGATCGAAATTTTAAGCAATAATTATCACGAATATCTTTCCGATCTCGAAGTACATTTTTACATGAGTCACTTTTATGATATCAAAGGAAATGATTTCACTAATTGCCATAAGCAAATTGAGATCCTGAAAAACTATCTGGCCAAACTTCCCAAAGCGCCAATTACCTTTGCCTGCACTGATAGCGTTATATTGTTGGACAATCAACAAGTAAACTTTGATATGATCCGACCAGGGATTGGATTGGTGGGGGGAGCGCCCAATGCGGCTCATCCTATCTCACCTGAAGCAAAGCACACTATAGAAATTTACGCCAAAATATCACAGATCAAGAAGATTCCGAAAGGACAAACCGTGGGATATGGAGGGGCATTTGTAACTAAAAGAGATACGAAGATGGCTCTGGTTCATATTGGGTATAAGGACGGTTACTTAAGAACGTTAAGTGAGCTTGATAGCGATCCCAAAGGGGTGTACATGTGCATCGATGGTTACAGGACTCCCGTGATGGGAAAAATATCCCTGGATGCCTCAACCATTGATGTAACCGATGTCCCAGCGGATGTTTTAGCAAATGCCAAGTATGCGGAAGTTGTGGGGCCTAATGTAGACCTGAAGGTTCTGGCTGATAAATCTGGGTGTTACGAAATTCTTGTAGCTTTGGGCAGAGAAAATAAAAAAGTAAATGATTATACGGTAAAAGAGTTTAAGCGGATTTTTGGCTGA